A window from Chitinophaga filiformis encodes these proteins:
- a CDS encoding RagB/SusD family nutrient uptake outer membrane protein translates to MTKFFTRVAIAGGCLITIAGCNKYLDKSPDSSWTELDTPAKVSQLLGTAYPQANYIVFAEAMTDNVEDKGAGVTDRTNLDPYFFNDVSATEQDSPEYYWQACYTAIAAANNALKACEAAADSSRYSAQKGEALVARAYAHFMLVTFFSKFYDATTASSDPGIPYVTEPEKVVMKHYERKTVAYTYDMIEKDLLEGMQLIRDDNYNVPRYHFNKAATYAFATRFYLFKKDYQKVLEYANKTFPNNDLASNMRPWNTTYKTMTPAVIWDTYARASEKANLLLVETQSTYGRYVAQYRYGLTYNIQQQILGSNVTGGDFAYPLYYYGTRDYFVPKLTEYFVKASVNATIGDPYVMVPLFTTEEVLFNRAEANAYLGNNNDVLADLNLFASKRITNYNVSSHRITTAKIRNYYGISDVKNGLLQTILDFKRAEFVQEGHRWFDIQRYKAPVTHYTDKGVQMVLQADDKRRVLQIPLSATTSGIALNPR, encoded by the coding sequence ATGACGAAATTTTTCACAAGGGTAGCAATCGCAGGAGGATGTTTGATAACCATAGCCGGGTGTAATAAATATCTCGACAAATCTCCGGATAGCAGCTGGACAGAACTGGATACTCCTGCCAAGGTATCACAGCTGCTGGGTACTGCCTATCCTCAGGCCAACTATATCGTCTTTGCAGAAGCAATGACTGACAACGTAGAAGACAAAGGCGCCGGGGTGACCGACAGGACCAATCTGGATCCTTATTTCTTCAATGATGTATCGGCCACAGAGCAGGATTCTCCCGAGTACTATTGGCAGGCATGTTATACGGCTATCGCCGCTGCCAATAATGCGCTGAAAGCATGCGAGGCCGCTGCCGATAGCAGCCGTTATTCTGCACAGAAAGGGGAGGCGCTGGTAGCCAGGGCATATGCTCATTTTATGCTGGTGACCTTCTTCTCCAAATTCTATGATGCCACCACGGCTTCCAGCGATCCCGGTATCCCTTATGTAACGGAGCCGGAGAAAGTTGTGATGAAACACTATGAGCGCAAGACAGTGGCTTACACGTATGACATGATAGAGAAAGACCTCCTGGAAGGTATGCAGCTGATCAGAGATGATAACTATAATGTACCGCGCTATCATTTTAATAAGGCTGCCACTTATGCTTTTGCTACGCGGTTCTATCTCTTTAAGAAAGATTATCAGAAAGTGCTGGAGTATGCCAACAAGACATTCCCCAACAATGACCTGGCCAGCAATATGCGCCCATGGAACACTACCTATAAAACAATGACCCCTGCAGTGATCTGGGATACTTATGCCAGGGCTTCCGAAAAAGCCAATCTCCTGCTGGTGGAAACACAGTCAACATATGGCCGCTATGTGGCGCAATACAGGTATGGACTGACTTACAACATCCAGCAGCAGATACTGGGCAGTAATGTAACCGGTGGTGACTTTGCTTATCCCTTGTACTACTATGGCACCAGGGATTACTTCGTGCCCAAGCTGACGGAATATTTCGTGAAAGCATCCGTAAATGCTACGATTGGCGACCCTTATGTAATGGTGCCCCTGTTCACTACAGAAGAGGTACTATTCAACAGGGCAGAGGCCAATGCCTACCTGGGCAACAATAATGATGTACTGGCAGACCTGAACCTGTTTGCCAGCAAACGGATCACCAATTACAATGTTTCCAGTCATCGCATCACCACCGCGAAGATCAGGAACTACTATGGCATCTCTGATGTAAAGAACGGTTTGTTACAGACCATACTCGACTTCAAACGTGCCGAGTTCGTACAGGAAGGACACCGCTGGTTTGATATTCAGCGCTATAAAGCGCCGGTGACGCATTATACAGACAAAGGTGTGCAAATGGTGCTGCAGGCAGACGATAAACGCCGCGTATTGCAGATCCCTTTATCGGCCACCACCTCCGGTATAGCCCTGAATCCCAGATAA
- a CDS encoding SusC/RagA family TonB-linked outer membrane protein: MLKKATLSLHLITLSLLVLLQAITVPAAASGIQDALDKKISLELKNVLLKEALDKIGNLAEVSFIYAGNKIIVANKVDVSAHNEKVGDLLKKLLKPLSLSYTVLYDRIVIRPVEKKMDNLTVPENDRQVAQRTQDVKGTVMSPKNEALPGVAIIIKGTTRGTTTNDKGAFELKNVSDDAILVFNFTGYQQLEVSVAAYKSGIINVRLQEKTTKLQEVVVTGFQDIDKSKFTGSAARIKMDEAKIDGMPDVSRMLEGRVAGVAIQNVSSTFGTAPKIRVRGATSINGDNKPLWVVDNVVLEDVVNISNDQLSSGDPTTLLGSAVAGLNPNDIESFDILKDAAATALYGARAMNGVVVITTKKGRAGAKPVVTYSGNYSTQLKPNYSNYNIMNSAQQMSVLAELERKGMLTSDILSRGDIGVYGKMYEMLNADDNGNFPLENTPAAKRNFLLRYASANTDWFDILFKTSFIQEHSLSVSSGTDKGQSYFSTSFYHDNGWTIADKVSRYTLNFRNNYKLSDRVSTGFSVLGSARQQRAPGALTRTSNPVEGQYDRDFDINPFSYALNTSRTLTAYDQHGNLEYFRRNYAPFNIINESANNYLNLSMMDLRLQGDFSWKVAKNLRYEFVGALRYVKSSREHQITENSNMANAYRAADNATIAENNKFLYRDPANPDALPVIVLPYGGFYNRTEDQLVNFDFRNSLNYNATIGDRHSVTAMIGQQVKYADRQNSSGTGYGYQYNNGGVPFTDYRILKQTIESSFPYYGMSKDYDRFAAFYATATYAYNNKYNLTGTTRYDGSNRLGRSSTARWLPTWSVSASWNVDREDFIQNLGWVDYLALRASYGLTASMGPATNSNIVFQTINSKRTHLDEVESVIKIAHLQNDDLTWEKLYTTNIGLDGTLFNRRLNFTIDAYSRKSFDLISIIKTSGIGGETFKAANYADMTSKGVEVLVGGDVIKKKDWGWKTNVTFGYNTNRITNAKNIPRIFDLVVAEGGNKEGYPVRGLFSLEYKGLDPHTGTPQFVNQHGDVSKDVFLQDLNTSHLVYQGPVDPPATGGFSNTFRYKGLSMNVFVTYQWGNKIRLYPAFKTAYSDLDAMPKEFYDRWIMPGDEKETQTPSILDGLEQVMLGGAYPYNNYNYSTARVAKGDMIRLKTVSLTWQLPATLLKRTAFNNVTLTGAAINPWLIYSDKKLRGQDPEFFNTGGVAQPIQKQFTLSLKVGL; encoded by the coding sequence ATGCTCAAAAAGGCGACCCTATCCCTCCACCTGATAACGCTTTCACTGCTCGTGTTGCTACAAGCTATCACAGTGCCGGCAGCCGCTTCAGGAATACAGGATGCCCTCGACAAAAAGATATCACTGGAATTGAAGAATGTGTTATTAAAAGAAGCACTGGACAAGATCGGAAATCTCGCAGAGGTATCTTTCATCTATGCAGGCAACAAGATAATAGTAGCCAATAAAGTAGATGTCAGCGCTCACAATGAGAAAGTGGGCGATCTCCTTAAAAAATTGCTGAAACCTTTATCACTCTCCTATACGGTCCTCTACGACCGTATCGTGATACGGCCCGTTGAAAAAAAAATGGACAACCTAACCGTTCCGGAAAACGACCGGCAGGTAGCCCAGCGCACACAGGACGTAAAAGGTACAGTGATGTCTCCTAAGAATGAGGCCCTGCCCGGTGTGGCTATTATTATTAAAGGCACTACCAGGGGTACCACTACGAACGACAAAGGTGCGTTCGAACTGAAGAACGTTTCTGACGATGCTATACTGGTATTCAATTTTACCGGTTACCAGCAGCTGGAAGTAAGTGTGGCCGCTTATAAAAGCGGTATCATTAACGTACGCCTGCAGGAAAAAACAACCAAGCTGCAGGAAGTAGTGGTAACCGGTTTCCAGGATATCGACAAGAGTAAATTCACCGGCTCGGCAGCCCGCATAAAGATGGATGAGGCCAAAATAGATGGTATGCCGGATGTAAGCCGTATGCTGGAAGGACGTGTAGCCGGTGTGGCCATCCAGAACGTATCCAGCACATTTGGTACGGCTCCGAAGATCCGTGTACGTGGCGCCACTTCCATCAATGGCGATAACAAACCACTGTGGGTAGTAGATAACGTCGTGCTGGAAGATGTGGTGAACATCTCTAACGACCAGCTGTCCAGCGGCGACCCGACCACCTTGCTGGGATCTGCCGTGGCAGGCCTGAACCCTAACGATATTGAAAGCTTCGACATCCTCAAGGATGCGGCAGCTACCGCGCTGTATGGTGCGCGTGCCATGAACGGGGTAGTGGTGATCACTACCAAAAAGGGACGTGCCGGCGCTAAGCCCGTTGTTACCTACAGCGGCAACTACAGTACTCAGCTGAAGCCTAACTATAGCAATTATAATATCATGAACTCCGCCCAGCAGATGTCAGTACTGGCAGAGCTGGAGCGGAAGGGCATGCTCACTTCGGATATCCTTTCCCGTGGCGACATCGGCGTATATGGCAAGATGTATGAAATGCTGAATGCCGACGATAATGGAAATTTCCCGCTGGAAAATACGCCCGCTGCAAAACGTAATTTCCTGCTGCGTTACGCTTCTGCCAATACAGACTGGTTTGATATTCTCTTCAAGACCAGCTTTATCCAGGAGCATTCCCTCAGTGTATCGTCCGGTACCGACAAAGGACAGTCCTACTTCTCTACCAGCTTTTACCATGACAACGGCTGGACCATTGCTGATAAGGTAAGCCGTTATACGCTCAACTTCCGTAACAACTATAAACTCTCTGACAGGGTGAGCACAGGGTTCTCTGTACTCGGCTCTGCACGTCAGCAAAGAGCGCCCGGTGCGCTGACACGTACCAGCAACCCTGTAGAAGGCCAGTACGACCGCGATTTTGACATTAATCCATTCAGCTATGCCCTGAATACCAGCCGTACTTTAACAGCGTACGATCAGCATGGCAACCTGGAATATTTCAGGAGGAATTATGCGCCTTTCAATATCATTAATGAATCGGCCAACAATTACCTCAACCTGAGTATGATGGACCTTCGCCTCCAGGGCGACTTCTCCTGGAAAGTGGCCAAGAACCTGCGTTATGAATTTGTAGGCGCCCTGCGCTATGTAAAGTCCTCCCGTGAGCACCAGATCACCGAGAACAGTAACATGGCCAACGCTTACCGTGCTGCCGACAATGCGACCATCGCAGAGAATAATAAGTTCCTCTACCGCGATCCTGCCAATCCGGACGCATTACCGGTGATCGTGCTGCCTTATGGTGGTTTCTATAACCGCACAGAAGACCAGCTGGTCAACTTTGATTTCCGCAACAGCTTAAACTATAATGCTACTATCGGCGATCGTCACAGTGTGACAGCCATGATAGGACAGCAGGTAAAATATGCAGACCGCCAGAATTCATCCGGCACCGGTTACGGTTACCAGTACAACAATGGCGGTGTACCCTTCACAGACTACCGGATCCTGAAGCAAACTATCGAGAGCAGTTTCCCGTACTACGGCATGAGCAAGGACTATGACCGCTTTGCCGCCTTCTACGCAACTGCTACTTATGCTTACAACAATAAATATAACCTGACAGGTACCACCCGTTACGATGGTTCCAACAGGCTGGGAAGATCCAGTACTGCCCGCTGGCTGCCTACATGGAGCGTATCTGCTTCCTGGAACGTTGACAGGGAAGACTTCATTCAGAACCTGGGTTGGGTAGATTACCTGGCGCTCAGGGCCAGCTACGGACTAACCGCCAGTATGGGCCCTGCCACCAATTCAAACATCGTATTCCAGACAATCAATAGTAAAAGGACCCATCTCGATGAAGTGGAGTCCGTGATCAAGATCGCTCACCTGCAGAATGATGACCTGACCTGGGAAAAACTCTACACCACCAATATCGGCCTGGATGGTACCCTGTTCAACAGGAGGCTCAACTTCACCATCGATGCATACAGCCGCAAGAGCTTTGACCTGATCAGCATTATCAAAACCTCCGGTATCGGCGGTGAAACTTTCAAAGCGGCCAACTATGCCGACATGACTTCAAAAGGTGTGGAAGTACTGGTAGGCGGCGATGTGATCAAAAAGAAGGACTGGGGCTGGAAAACGAATGTGACATTCGGCTACAACACCAACAGGATCACCAATGCCAAGAACATCCCCAGGATCTTTGACCTGGTAGTGGCAGAAGGTGGTAACAAGGAAGGTTATCCCGTAAGAGGTCTTTTCTCTCTCGAATATAAAGGGCTTGACCCGCACACAGGTACGCCGCAGTTTGTGAACCAGCATGGCGATGTCAGCAAAGACGTATTCCTGCAGGACCTGAACACTTCTCACCTGGTATACCAGGGCCCCGTTGATCCGCCGGCAACAGGTGGATTTTCCAACACCTTCCGCTACAAAGGGCTGTCCATGAACGTATTCGTGACTTACCAGTGGGGTAACAAGATCCGCCTGTATCCTGCTTTCAAGACGGCATACTCCGACCTGGATGCGATGCCGAAAGAGTTCTACGACCGCTGGATCATGCCGGGAGATGAGAAGGAAACACAGACACCATCCATCCTTGATGGCCTGGAGCAGGTAATGCTGGGAGGCGCTTATCCTTACAACAACTATAACTATTCCACCGCGAGAGTTGCAAAGGGAGATATGATACGCCTGAAGACTGTATCGCTCACCTGGCAGCTACCTGCTACACTGTTGAAAAGAACTGCCTTCAACAACGTAACACTGACCGGTGCGGCTATTAACCCATGGCTGATCTATTCGGACAAGAAGCTGAGAGGACAGGATCCTGAGTTCTTCAACACAGGTGGTGTGGCACAGCCAATACAAAAGCAATTCACTCTTTCACTAAAAGTAGGTCTCTAA
- a CDS encoding DUF4302 domain-containing protein, with protein sequence MRKNLSLYFLLIVVTIASCRKYDDVFDKSPDTRINETLAAYNDALTGAPYGWKALVYPSGLPNTAFGFYFKFDTANRVDMFSDFDSLSSVTVRQSSFRLKSLQQPCLLFDTYSYIHVLCDPDASKNGGYYGKGLFSDFEFAIDGIYGDTIKLTGRLNGSKAILVKATSQEAQDYYDKKRNWEFNNISRFLTYFKLLAVGNYKYDVYVDKLYRQISFVRPDANEVKTITVNYYFDGKGVSFETPFRDGAVTFSSLADITWDASGQKMTMKAGENNAVITGVIKPLVLDLTAGRRWYNQAASTGSFWRSATGFHVNGVDDAYNVAGIPGFNFMFYYPNFGEGYDFAGIVPDGYAYGPAFTPTFKSNGTTTFAYPGGGWGEIPDAAAATMSLIVTKYQESEGFYFVQTGNASFDMVNVKDARSWISWQQ encoded by the coding sequence ATGAGAAAAAATCTATCATTATATTTTTTACTGATTGTCGTTACAATTGCTTCCTGCCGGAAGTACGACGATGTTTTTGATAAATCTCCGGACACCAGGATCAATGAAACGCTGGCAGCATATAATGATGCGTTGACAGGTGCTCCCTACGGCTGGAAGGCGCTTGTATATCCTTCCGGTTTACCCAACACTGCATTCGGCTTCTACTTTAAGTTCGACACTGCCAACAGGGTGGATATGTTCTCAGACTTCGACTCTTTGTCGTCCGTTACGGTAAGACAAAGCAGTTTCCGTCTGAAGTCATTACAGCAGCCATGTCTGTTGTTTGACACTTACTCTTATATCCATGTGCTCTGCGATCCCGATGCCAGCAAGAATGGGGGCTACTATGGAAAAGGATTATTCTCTGACTTTGAATTCGCAATAGATGGTATCTATGGCGACACCATAAAACTTACAGGACGTCTGAATGGCAGCAAGGCCATTCTCGTTAAAGCTACCTCGCAGGAGGCACAGGATTATTACGATAAAAAACGGAACTGGGAGTTCAATAATATTTCCCGGTTCCTTACTTATTTCAAACTGTTGGCAGTAGGCAACTACAAGTATGATGTCTATGTGGACAAGCTGTACCGCCAGATCAGTTTTGTACGTCCTGACGCCAATGAAGTAAAGACCATTACGGTCAATTACTATTTCGATGGGAAAGGCGTTTCATTCGAAACCCCTTTCCGTGACGGCGCTGTTACCTTTTCTTCTCTGGCAGATATAACGTGGGATGCTTCCGGGCAAAAAATGACCATGAAAGCCGGGGAGAATAATGCGGTCATCACCGGTGTGATCAAACCACTGGTACTCGATCTGACTGCCGGTCGACGCTGGTACAACCAGGCTGCATCAACAGGCTCTTTCTGGCGCTCTGCAACAGGATTCCACGTCAATGGTGTGGATGATGCCTACAATGTGGCCGGTATCCCAGGTTTCAATTTTATGTTCTATTACCCCAATTTTGGTGAAGGATATGACTTCGCCGGTATCGTACCGGATGGTTATGCCTATGGTCCTGCGTTTACGCCCACCTTCAAATCCAATGGCACTACCACCTTTGCTTATCCCGGCGGAGGCTGGGGCGAGATCCCTGATGCAGCCGCTGCTACTATGAGCCTTATCGTTACCAAATACCAGGAAAGTGAAGGATTCTATTTCGTGCAGACAGGCAATGCTTCCTTTGATATGGTGAATGTAAAGGATGCCCGTAGCTGGATCAGCTGGCAGCAATAA
- a CDS encoding putative zinc-binding metallopeptidase gives MKHVKIFFFLFAMAVLAACSKEDDDLSGVQDIPGLGGDTWVPGSLDAWLHDTMTVPYNIEVKYKWDQFEFDVTKTLVPPREEVVIPAIRAIKKVWIDNYINAAGEIFFKKYSPKFFILSGSASWNDNGTITLGTAEGGRKVVMYLLNDFRTKEMPGYTKRDTGNVKQIFHVIEHEFGHILHQTKMYPPEFKKICAGYYTGNWNNIADTSARKDGFVTAYAMSNESEDFVEMIAMMLIEGKAGFDRIVNSIPAGYSVNGSSQAQAKDRLRQKEAMVVNYFKASYNIDFYSLQDNTRKSIVQLLY, from the coding sequence ATGAAACACGTAAAAATATTCTTCTTCCTGTTTGCAATGGCGGTATTGGCTGCCTGCTCGAAAGAAGATGATGATCTCAGTGGTGTGCAAGACATCCCGGGCCTGGGTGGCGATACCTGGGTTCCGGGATCTTTAGATGCCTGGTTGCACGATACAATGACTGTTCCCTACAACATTGAAGTAAAATACAAATGGGACCAGTTTGAGTTTGATGTGACCAAAACCCTGGTGCCACCCCGGGAAGAAGTGGTGATCCCTGCTATCAGGGCCATCAAGAAAGTATGGATCGATAATTACATCAATGCCGCGGGCGAAATTTTCTTCAAGAAATACAGCCCTAAATTCTTCATCCTGTCGGGCAGCGCCAGCTGGAACGACAATGGCACCATTACACTTGGTACTGCAGAAGGAGGTCGTAAAGTAGTGATGTACCTGCTGAACGATTTCCGTACAAAAGAGATGCCCGGCTATACCAAAAGAGACACCGGTAATGTAAAACAGATCTTCCATGTGATAGAACATGAATTTGGTCACATTCTTCACCAGACGAAGATGTACCCTCCTGAATTCAAGAAGATCTGCGCCGGCTATTATACCGGTAACTGGAATAATATCGCTGATACATCTGCCCGTAAAGATGGCTTTGTAACAGCTTATGCCATGTCCAATGAAAGTGAAGACTTCGTTGAAATGATCGCCATGATGCTGATAGAAGGAAAGGCGGGTTTTGACAGGATCGTGAACAGCATCCCGGCAGGATACAGTGTAAATGGCTCTTCACAGGCGCAGGCCAAAGACAGGTTAAGACAGAAAGAAGCGATGGTGGTAAACTATTTCAAAGCGTCTTACAACATTGATTTCTACAGCCTGCAGGACAACACCAGAAAATCTATTGTACAACTGCTGTACTAA